A stretch of DNA from bacterium:
TTTACCTGCCATATTCCATTTGCTCCATAAGTAAATCCACAAGCACCATTTAAAAAAGATGCCCAGAAACTCAATCTCTGTATCTGTTCTCTGCACTGACCTCCTATTCCTTCATAAGCAACTTCTCCAATCACAACAGGCATTACAGGCTCTGCTTCATAAGATTGCTTCACTCTGTAAACTGTATTTTTGATTGAATCGTCTGAATGACCTGTCTGAAGCACGTCAAAATCAAGAATTTCTGAATATCCTTCAACCTCTCTTGTAAAACTGCCTGGATGAACTGTTACTGGATTTTTGTATGGGTCAATCTTTTTTATATATTTTATTACTTCTTTCCAACCATTCCTTTGTAAATTTTTGTCCTCCTCAGAAGTTTCTGATAAATAAAATGGCATATCATATTCACCAGAAGCACACCATATAACAGGATAAGCAGAATATCTTGCTATTAAATATCTCCAGTGCTTTTTCATTTTTTCAATTCCCATCCATTTTAAATAATATCCCCAGCATCCAACAATACACGATATAAGTCCTGAATTAATTAGATGAAATAATCTTAAATCTGCCATATCAAAATAATAAGGATTGATTCTTTTGAAATTTTTGTCCCATGGATATCCTGCTTCATTTTCTCCTCTTCTATCAGGATAACTCATATCAGGATATAAACCAGCAACAATTTGAATTAAAGTAAAACCCTTTTTGATTCTATCATCTGTAAGTTCCTTAAATTCTTCAGGCCATTTCAACCTTTTACATAAACCCATCCACCATGTATCACCCAACCAGAAAAATGGTTTGCCATCTTTGTGACATAAATACCTTTTATTTTCAGAAATTTTTAATCTTCCATGAACAAAAAGAGGATTTTTTCCTTTATATTTTTCAACTTTTATTTTTCCTTTCTGTCCGTGTAATCCTCTTTCTTTTTCATTGTTAGATATACTTTCCCATTCATAAATTCCATCTTCAGGAAAAGATACCCTTACACCAAATTCATTTTCTCCTTTCCAGAAAGCAGGAACTTTAAATTTTTCTCCTTTACTGGAGGTAAAAATAACATCAACTTCAACTTCATTAAAAATGTCCTTATATCTTTTATAACTTCTTAAAGAAAACTCAACAGGAACATTGACTTCTGTGTATAACATTTTATCCCCTTTTATTTTTCAAATACAAGTTTACCATATTCTTCAATAAGATGAAAGTTAGGAACAGAAAGTTTAGGAAAAGAAGATAGTTCCTTCCAGTGCAAATATCTTGAATAATTATATCTTGCTATCAAAATCCTCCATTCTGAACCATAACCAAAATTATCACCAAAAGATTTCAATTCTTCAGAAGGGATAGCCATTTCAAGTGTCCAGTACTCATCTATGTCATGCCAGTTAT
This window harbors:
- a CDS encoding DUF4038 domain-containing protein, with protein sequence MLYTEVNVPVEFSLRSYKRYKDIFNEVEVDVIFTSSKGEKFKVPAFWKGENEFGVRVSFPEDGIYEWESISNNEKERGLHGQKGKIKVEKYKGKNPLFVHGRLKISENKRYLCHKDGKPFFWLGDTWWMGLCKRLKWPEEFKELTDDRIKKGFTLIQIVAGLYPDMSYPDRRGENEAGYPWDKNFKRINPYYFDMADLRLFHLINSGLISCIVGCWGYYLKWMGIEKMKKHWRYLIARYSAYPVIWCASGEYDMPFYLSETSEEDKNLQRNGWKEVIKYIKKIDPYKNPVTVHPGSFTREVEGYSEILDFDVLQTGHSDDSIKNTVYRVKQSYEAEPVMPVVIGEVAYEGIGGQCREQIQRLSFWASFLNGACGFTYGANGIWQVNRKEEIYGPSPHGMNWGNTPWDEAMSLPGSKQLGLSKKLLEKYRWWEFQPRPDWIEVDVSSENREKNYYPYIAGIPEEVRIVYIPFFYNNFKIKKIEKNVKYKTFLFNPVNGEKIDSGVVNPDREGNWELPSLVKNSWAKLPIYQDWILVLERI